The DNA sequence AGACGGTTTCAATCGGTTTGCGCAATCGGCTAATTTTATAGTTCTCAAACCAAGAATAGTCTGCCATATTTTTCCTGAGTTGAGAAATTAAGGTGATACCACAATTGGCCAACTCTTTCTTAACCTGCTTGTCAATATAGCCCTTGTCTCCATAAATCAGTGGAATAGAGCTGTGTTCCAGTAATTCAAAAGCCACTTGGCTATCGTAAACAGAGGCTGACGTTACTACATAATCCAAAGGAAAGCCCCTATCGCTGACTAAAACGGAGAACTTCACCCCGTAGTAGTGAATCTTCTTCGTGGCGTTGTATCCGATGTTAGCGACTTCTGATAAAAGACTAGCTCTTATACTTAACAAAAATCAAAAATAGCGATATAATATAGTCATGACACTAGAAATTACACCAGCACAAGCACAAGAACTAAAACAAGCACTCAAAGATAAAGCAAATGATAAACACTATAGAAAACTTCATGCCCTCCTCCTTCGTTCACAAGGAATGAGCTTAACAGCAATCGGCAAAGAAGTTGGGCTCGTTCACCAGTCTGTTCGCAACTTAATTACCCGTTATCAAAAGGGGGGACTAACAGCTCTATTTAAAGAAAATCGCGGTGGTCGTAGACGTGCTTATATGACCGTCGAAGAGGAAGAAAGATTCCTAAACCAACAACTAGAACGGGCATTAAAGGGGGAGCACGTAACTGTTCAAAGCTTGTTTGAAGCCTATCAAGCTGAAGTTGGAAAGTCAACCACTCGTGAGGGATTCTATGCTTTATTAAAACGCCACGGATGGCGAAAGGTAACTCCTCGTCCAAAACATCCTAAAAAAGCAGACGCTAAAACGATTTATGCGTCAAAAAATAAAATCTATATTCAGGAAGACAAGAAAGCGCTTTAAGCATAGCCGACGTTACAAGAAAGTCCGTCTCATGTATCAAGATGAAGCGGGTTTTGGTCGTATCAGTAAGCTAGGAGCTTGTTGGGCACCTAAAGGTTATAGGCCACATGTAGCCAGCCACTACATTCGAGAATACCGTTATTGTTACGGAGCCGTTGATGCCCATACAGGAGAATCTTTTTTCCTCATCGCAGGAGGTTGTAATACTGAATGGATGAACGAATTTTTAAGACAATTAAGTCAAGCTTTTCCTGACGATTACATTGTTTTGGTTATGGATAATGCCATTTGGCATAAATCAAAGGCTTTAGAAGTTCCACATAATATAGACTTTGCTTTTATTCCGCCTTATACTCCTGAAATGAATCCTATTGAACAGGTCTGGGCTGAAATAAGAAAACGTGGGTTTAAAAACAAAGCCTTCAAAACTTTGGAGGAGGTTATTAATCAACTTCAAGAGGTTATTCAAAGTTTTCATTGGAAAGAGTTAAAAACGATTGTCCATAGAAAATGGACTTCGGCTATGCTTGATTTTCATTGAGTATTAGATAATATTAGAGCAAAAAACGGTACAAATTAGTAATAAATATTTTTAAAAAGTTTAAGAAAATATTACAGAATATTTAAGTCTATCATGTATAATTGATATTGAAAGACTGTCTAGTTCATAAACCAGAGGGGATTTTTTCTTTATCTAAAAATTGGTAAAGTAAAAGATTGTCATCGTTGATTTATAGCTGGTCGAAGAGTTTTACTATCCTCAAGGAGAAAACTCTAAAGTTGGGAGAGAACAGATAGAATAATAATGGACTTTTCCATTTTAGGTTTGTCCTTGAGTTTTTCATATTTAGAAGGAGAGAGAGTATGTGGAATAAACTCAAGGAAAAGCAACGCTTTTCTATTCGTAAACACAAGCGTGTTGGCGCAAGTTCGGTCTTTTTGGGACTAACTTTGTTGATGGCTTTGGCTAGTACGCAAGGTCTTGCTGAGAGGACAGATGCTACAGTAGCTTCTGCTCAATCGACTAGTGCTGTGACTGCAACGGTAGGGGATGCAGATACGCCGAATAGCAATTCAGAAAGCCAAGCCGTTACAGGCGATGCTACAAATAATGCAGCGACAAATCCAGAAAATGTTCAAAATCAAGTAGAAGCTAATCGCCAAGTAACAATCAGTTATGTAGTGCGTTATGTTGATGATAATAGGAATGTTGTTTATCAAACAACTAAATCAACTACAGTAACAGCTGATGATTCAGGATATGCTAGCACTGTTGTAACCGAAAGTGGTAGTGATATGGGAGCTTTAGCGGGCTATGAGTTGACAGGAGGACCAGTTAGTCAAGCAATTACAGAGAATGCTAACAATGTCATTACATTGAGAGTTTCTGCTAAGTCAGCTACAGATACTAAAAAAGAAGCAACAACTCCTGCTGAGACAGATAAATCTGAAGATGCCAAGGTTCAAGAACCAGCGCAAGCAAGTGGAGGGCAAGCGAGTGATGTTACTACAACTGCAGATGCTGTAGAATCAACTAAGAATTTGGAATCTACTTACAATCCAGCAACTGCCTTGGCTGAAGAAAAGGTTCAAGTCTCTAATCAAACTGCAAATTTAAAACCAGCTACTTTGCGCTTAGCTAATACCCTTTTAGCTACCAATAGTTTAGGAGCAACGACTCCAACGGCTGCTTCTAATCCGACGGCAGGACAAATTTTAGACACAGAAGATAAAGCAGCTGATATTTCTGGCTTGGGAATTACTGCCGTTAATTTTTATAATGAAGGTACATTAGTGTCTACGCAGTATGTGAAAAATGGGGAAAAACTTCTTGAACCTAATATTCCTGAATCTGGGGATAAAGTCTTTAAGGGTTGGGAATATAATGGCCAACTTCTTGACTTTAGTCAGCCGACTAATTTTCCAACTGGAACAGAGATTACAGTCAATGCGAAGTATGAAGATACTGTTCGTGTTACCTTTGTGAACGATAAAAACGAAGTTGTTAAGGTTAAAGAAGTTGAAAATGGCGCAACTACAAATGCTGATGATGTGGTTATCTTATCGCCAAAAGATTCTTATCTTTTCTCACATTGGTCAACGACTCCAAATGGAGCAGCTTTTGATTTTAGTCAAGGTATCACAGCAGATATGACTCTTTATGCTGTTATTGTGAACCAAAAGACGATATCTTTTGATTCTAACGGTGGTACAGCTGTTAATAATATTTATATTAATTCGGGGTCTATCAGTTCTTCTGGACAAAACTTACCAATACCAACACGTAAAGGTTACACTTTTGATGGGTGGAAAGATAAACAAACTGGCAGTTCTTTTGAGGATACGACAGAAGTTAATCATGACTACCAGCTAGAAGCACAATGGACTGCTAATACTGATACACCGTATGAAGTGGTTTATTGGATTGAAACGCCGACAGGTGTGCGTGAAGTTAATGGTATTCGCTATGCTGTTGACCACATTGAAGAAAATTATGGAACAACTGGAGAAGTTGTGTCTGAAGATCCGGGTATGGGACCTGATTCGTTTGATCACGAGCTTTCTAGTAATCAACCAGATCTTGGCCATGTCAAAATTGATGGTAGTGGTGAGACAGTTGTTAATATTTATGCAGAACGTAAGAAATTTACGCTGACAGTTATTGGTATTAATGACAGCTATACTCATACTTATCAAGTGAAATGGGGAACGCCACTTAATGAAGCAGCGCCACTTGAGACAGATGTGAAGTGGTTAGCGACAGCAGAAGGAAAGTTTGGGGCACGTTCGCCTTTGTCACGTTTAAATTATCCAATGCCAGATGTGGATACAACTTTGGAAGCTATTGCACTTGCTAATCAAATTGTCATGCATACCTACTTTAAAGAT is a window from the Streptococcus criceti HS-6 genome containing:
- a CDS encoding IS630-like element ISStso1 family transposase (programmed frameshift); this encodes MTLEITPAQAQELKQALKDKANDKHYRKLHALLLRSQGMSLTAIGKEVGLVHQSVRNLITRYQKGGLTALFKENRGGRRRAYMTVEEEERFLNQQLERALKGEHVTVQSLFEAYQAEVGKSTTREGFYALLKRHGWRKVTPRPKHPKKQTLKRFMRQKIKSIFRKTRKRFKHSRRYKKVRLMYQDEAGFGRISKLGACWAPKGYRPHVASHYIREYRYCYGAVDAHTGESFFLIAGGCNTEWMNEFLRQLSQAFPDDYIVLVMDNAIWHKSKALEVPHNIDFAFIPPYTPEMNPIEQVWAEIRKRGFKNKAFKTLEEVINQLQEVIQSFHWKELKTIVHRKWTSAMLDFH